A single region of the Salarchaeum japonicum genome encodes:
- a CDS encoding COG1361 family protein, translated as MTSADSITYNSNNEFFDGTVFAISVAADQSTDKIDIFLGKEELSEKTSGEVQQDLQIDFTDQSTSLQYSTSPSSELVNIYTFTPYNQEGFSSADDAIAAIKSNCFDLNGNGEGSGVYNYETSSTSYEIYCYTQDKYLGTPAFLDNPEEIFSTKAELKASGKVKQTATLSNGDAGSGVITDLGSHAKIRWNGNLDTGASTPDNSRVYALHGNRYSGSWRIIGETAYDDYSTYLEGGQAFQALQDWADGYNTRWQIVERLNNRAWDAAEVDTTSDLAYTTVTDSSYSSGQFSYDTEDLLVYPMFTVYVDSGENGYIETSKPTGEPDIVSTSSTTIPESGTGTISATVENAGEAQGSFSGRLTGCDDGFVFSDTQTTKTVYPGQSISFDFDVSFQSTSREQGEITGSCEVEVQDTGSAVSDSTSISVTGEQVSECTAGHEKRFLNTNDRWEIHVCKDNEQGWEKRKTCAEGKKAVARSGNTFACEEENEGSGGNDGGGSGDGGGGELPSWISDFLDQLHLGFSVLAGISLGVVGYRGTRWVDGEYQVNGSFEPFKSRSLDRVSRGRFIIGSAGAVLGLALGTLLALQVPLGIQVVVVLGAGVLIWKKPW; from the coding sequence GTGACCAGTGCCGACTCGATCACGTACAACTCGAATAATGAGTTCTTCGACGGCACAGTCTTCGCCATTTCTGTCGCTGCAGATCAGTCGACGGATAAGATCGATATCTTCCTCGGTAAAGAGGAGTTGAGTGAGAAGACGAGTGGCGAGGTTCAGCAGGATCTACAGATTGATTTCACAGATCAGTCAACCAGCCTGCAGTACAGTACGTCGCCGTCCTCCGAATTGGTGAATATCTATACTTTTACGCCGTACAATCAGGAAGGGTTCTCTTCTGCGGATGATGCGATTGCGGCGATCAAGTCGAACTGTTTCGATTTGAATGGGAACGGTGAGGGAAGCGGTGTCTACAATTACGAGACCTCTTCCACGAGTTACGAGATCTACTGTTACACTCAGGACAAGTACCTGGGTACCCCAGCTTTCCTCGATAACCCTGAAGAGATCTTCTCGACGAAAGCCGAATTGAAGGCGTCAGGCAAGGTGAAGCAGACAGCTACGTTGTCGAACGGCGATGCAGGAAGCGGTGTAATCACTGACCTCGGTAGTCACGCGAAGATCCGGTGGAACGGGAATCTAGATACCGGCGCTTCAACACCGGATAATTCTCGTGTCTATGCTTTACACGGGAATCGGTACAGCGGTTCCTGGAGGATTATCGGTGAGACCGCGTACGACGACTACAGTACATACTTGGAAGGAGGTCAGGCTTTCCAGGCTTTACAGGACTGGGCGGATGGATACAATACTCGCTGGCAGATTGTGGAGCGGTTGAATAACCGTGCCTGGGATGCTGCGGAAGTCGATACGACCAGTGACCTGGCGTACACGACGGTAACTGATTCTTCGTACAGTAGCGGCCAGTTCAGCTACGATACAGAGGATCTCCTGGTCTATCCGATGTTCACGGTGTACGTTGATTCCGGGGAGAACGGTTACATCGAGACTTCGAAGCCGACCGGTGAACCGGATATAGTGTCGACGTCGTCGACGACGATCCCGGAGAGCGGTACTGGGACGATTTCTGCCACCGTTGAGAATGCCGGTGAGGCTCAGGGAAGTTTCTCTGGCCGATTAACCGGTTGTGATGATGGTTTTGTGTTCAGTGATACGCAGACGACGAAGACGGTGTATCCGGGTCAGAGTATTTCGTTTGACTTTGACGTGAGTTTCCAGTCTACGAGCCGTGAGCAGGGAGAAATAACCGGTAGCTGTGAGGTAGAGGTTCAGGATACTGGTAGTGCTGTCTCTGATTCGACGAGCATCTCCGTAACTGGGGAGCAGGTTTCAGAGTGTACTGCTGGTCACGAGAAACGGTTCTTGAATACTAATGACCGGTGGGAGATCCACGTCTGTAAGGATAATGAGCAGGGCTGGGAGAAGAGAAAGACCTGTGCTGAGGGTAAGAAGGCTGTTGCCCGGAGTGGCAACACGTTTGCCTGTGAAGAGGAGAACGAGGGATCTGGTGGAAATGACGGCGGGGGATCTGGAGACGGAGGCGGTGGAGAGTTACCGTCTTGGATCAGCGATTTCCTGGATCAGCTTCATCTCGGGTTCTCTGTCCTGGCCGGGATTTCACTCGGTGTAGTAGGGTACAGAGGGACTAGATGGGTTGATGGAGAGTACCAGGTCAACGGCAGTTTCGAACCGTTCAAGAGTAGAAGCCTGGACCGTGTAAGCCGCGGTAGATTCATCATCGGTTCTGCAGGGGCAGTTCTTGGATTGGCCCTCGGTACGTTGCTGGCGTTGCAGGTTCCACTCGGTATCCAGGTGGTTGTCGTGCTTGGTGCTGGAGTCCTGATCTGGAAGAAACCTTGGTGA